The nucleotide sequence CGGGACGAACCCGGCCTGCGTGGCCCGCGCCAGCCGTTCGACCAGCGCCTGCTTCCCGCCGAAGTGGTGGGTGACGATGCCACGGCTGTATCCGGCGCGTTCCCCGACGCGGGCGAGCGTCAGCGAACGCACGCCCTGCTCGACGACGAGCTCGGCGGCGGCGGTCAGGAGGGCGGCTTCGGCCTGGTCGCGGCGTTCCTGCTGGGTGCGGCGTGCGGGGGGCATGGACGCAGCTTAACAAAGTAACTTGCGTGTCGCCCAACAAGTATGTGTAAGGTGGCAGCGAGACCCCAGGAGGATCCGATGATCGAAATCGAAGACCGCGCCCTCGACACCCTGCTCGCCGACGACCCGGGTGGCCCGGTCGTGATGCTCAACCTGCTGCGGTTCCGCCCGGACGGCGGCCGCGAAAGCTACCAGCGCTACGCCGAAGCTCTCCGTGCCGAACTCAACCCCCGGTACGGCTTGGAGGTGGTGTACATCGGCAACGGCGATCCGGCGCTCGTCGCCGAGGACGGCCAGGCCTGGGACATGGTGGCGCTGGTCCGCTACCCGGACCGGAAGACCTTCGCCGCCATGATCCGCGATCCCGAGTACCAGGCGATCACCCACCTGCGCACCGAGGCGCTGCTGGAATCGGTCCTGCAGCCGACGGCGCCGGTGGCGGGCTGATGCCCGCGGTGTTCGTCCACGGCAACCCGGAGACGGCGGCGGTCTGGGACCTGCTGCTGGCCGAGCTGGCGCCGTCGCGGTCCGATCCGGTCTGCCTGTCCCCGCCCGGCTTCGGCGCGCCCCTGCCCGCCGGGTTCGCCGCCACCCCGGCCGGCTACCGGGACTGGCTGGCCGGCGAACTGACGGCCTTCGGTGAGCCGGTGGACCTGGTGGGCCACGACTTCGGCGGCACGCACGTCGTCAACGTCGTGCTGAGCCACCCGCACCTGGTCCGCAGCTGGGTCAGCGACACGCTCGGCGCCTTCGACCCGGACTACGAGTGGCACGAATTCGCCCGCCGCTGGCAGACCCCGGGCGTCGGCGAGGCCGACGTCGCGGCGCGGTTCGGTGCCGCGGTCGAAGAGCGCACGGCGATGCTGGTGGAACGCGGGATGAGTGAAGCCGTCGCGGCCCGCGTCGCGGCGGGGCAGAACGAGGCGATGGGCCGCGCGGTGCTCACCCTCTACCGGTCCGCAGCCGCGACGGGTGCGCACGGTCTCGGGCTGCCGCTGGAACGCGCGGCGGCCCGGCCGGGGCTGGCCGTCCTGGCCACGGCCGACCACGTCGTCGGCACCGAGGCGCAACGCCGCCGGGCGGCCGCCCGCGCCGGTGCCCGGGTCGCCGTCCTCGACGGACTGGGCCACTGGTGGATGACCCACGACCCGGCCCGCGCCGCCGCGGTGCTGACCGGGTTCTGGGCGACCGTCCACTGAGGATCAGCGGGCGGTGCAGACCAGCCCGGCCAGCGGCTGGGACGTGCCGGTGACGACGGCGCCCCAGGTCGTCGTCGCCCCGGCGGCCAGCGTCCCGTTGTAGGTCGCGTTGGCCGCCCGCACCTGCTGGCCGGTCTGGGTGGGCACGGCGTTCCACGAGTTGGTCACCTGCTGGGTGCCCGCGAACGAGAACGCCGTCGTCCAGCCGGACAGCGCGGCCGAGCCGGTGTTCTTGACGGTGAACTCGAGCTGGTGGCCGCCGTTCCACGAAGACGTGACCCCGGAGGTCACCGCGCACGACGCCCCGGCCGGGGTGGTCGACGTGGTGGGAGTCGTCGGCGTGGTCGGAGACGTCGGCGTTGTCGGAGTCGTGGTGGGGGTGCCGGCCCCGGTCGTGTAGCCGATGCCGGTGTAGGCGGCCGCGCAACCCGAAAGACACTGGTCCGGCAACGTGAAGCGGTAGACGCGGCCGTCGTTGACGAGCGTGTCACTCGCGTCCCGGACCCGGATCGCGTACGCGGTGCCCGCCGCGGCGGTCGGGCCGATGATGAAGGCCTGCCCGAGGTCGCTGTCCGGCTGCGCCTGCTGCCAGCTGCCGTCCGCGCCGAGGAACTCCACGCCGTGCACGCCGTTGGGCAGGTGCGACACGGCGATGGCCGTCCAATACCGCTGCGCGCCTTGGAGGAAGCCGAGTTTCAGGTCGCCGGTGTAGCTGGGCGCGGGCACGTAGGACCACGAGACGTGCCGGTTGTTCCAGTGCGCGGGGTTCATGTCGCCGACCGGGACGCCGTTCTTCAAGAACCGGTTGAGCGACGCGGTC is from Amycolatopsis mediterranei and encodes:
- a CDS encoding DUF1330 domain-containing protein, which gives rise to MIEIEDRALDTLLADDPGGPVVMLNLLRFRPDGGRESYQRYAEALRAELNPRYGLEVVYIGNGDPALVAEDGQAWDMVALVRYPDRKTFAAMIRDPEYQAITHLRTEALLESVLQPTAPVAG
- a CDS encoding alpha/beta fold hydrolase; the protein is MPAVFVHGNPETAAVWDLLLAELAPSRSDPVCLSPPGFGAPLPAGFAATPAGYRDWLAGELTAFGEPVDLVGHDFGGTHVVNVVLSHPHLVRSWVSDTLGAFDPDYEWHEFARRWQTPGVGEADVAARFGAAVEERTAMLVERGMSEAVAARVAAGQNEAMGRAVLTLYRSAAATGAHGLGLPLERAAARPGLAVLATADHVVGTEAQRRRAAARAGARVAVLDGLGHWWMTHDPARAAAVLTGFWATVH
- a CDS encoding cellulose binding domain-containing protein, whose amino-acid sequence is MGSASRRMAARPGVLAVIAVLVVTVSLLWPWKSGAAPASPVTGNATHFDALGAPYGGCGLPQDVLDSPDFVALNVYNTPGDYSFYPRPIPPSQAAKIGLWDNGRNCGRFVQVTIGDYCTGVNDGAPGQPFCRNGSWVTDGYAGAQLTMVVADSCGDSNAWCRDDPGHLDLSTASLNRFLKNGVPVGDMNPAHWNNRHVSWSYVPAPSYTGDLKLGFLQGAQRYWTAIAVSHLPNGVHGVEFLGADGSWQQAQPDSDLGQAFIIGPTAAAGTAYAIRVRDASDTLVNDGRVYRFTLPDQCLSGCAAAYTGIGYTTGAGTPTTTPTTPTSPTTPTTPTTSTTPAGASCAVTSGVTSSWNGGHQLEFTVKNTGSAALSGWTTAFSFAGTQQVTNSWNAVPTQTGQQVRAANATYNGTLAAGATTTWGAVVTGTSQPLAGLVCTAR